One Synechococcus sp. PROS-9-1 DNA window includes the following coding sequences:
- a CDS encoding TldD/PmbA family protein, translated as MTHTPLNVKELRDQLHALATRDGIRHWDLGASRGMNASVQVDRGEAKQMKAAQRSSITVRVWNEQGLVGVTSTSDLSPGGLDKALKGAYQASSFGNTEDIPGFSPLATAPIPELDRPLKPSQSIQTLLSTLKDVEGELLAKHPAIETVPYNGLSEGNSERIYLNSEGALRHMQRTQASLYLYARAEESGRKPRSGGAVRVALGSADLDLGGCIQEAAERTISHLNYQPIDTGRYLVCFTPEAFLDLLGAFSSMMNARSILDGVSLSSKESLGHQLAVPFFNLHDNGLHPAHVGAAAFDGEGTPTKRLCLIGNGTLENLLHSEATARQFGVHPTGHAGLGAKVSVGPDWFEVSSSKGVSGAASHLDHRNAGDTFVLIESLNALHAGVKASQGAFSLPFDGWLVKDGERISVEAATIAGDIRDVLKGIVHLEPNEVVTHQGVSPHVWVDGLAITGEA; from the coding sequence ATGACCCATACACCTCTCAATGTGAAAGAGCTGCGGGATCAGCTCCATGCATTAGCAACCAGAGACGGAATCCGTCATTGGGATCTAGGAGCCAGTCGAGGAATGAATGCTTCGGTCCAAGTGGACCGGGGAGAAGCCAAGCAAATGAAGGCGGCTCAACGCAGCTCGATCACAGTGCGCGTTTGGAATGAGCAAGGACTGGTTGGTGTGACAAGCACCTCTGACCTCTCACCAGGAGGGCTCGACAAAGCCCTCAAGGGCGCATATCAGGCCAGTTCCTTTGGCAATACAGAAGACATCCCAGGCTTTTCTCCATTGGCAACGGCACCGATCCCCGAGCTTGATCGGCCGCTGAAACCCTCTCAAAGCATTCAGACGTTGCTCAGCACTCTGAAAGATGTAGAAGGCGAGCTGCTTGCCAAACACCCTGCGATCGAAACCGTCCCCTACAACGGCTTAAGCGAAGGCAATAGCGAAAGGATTTACCTCAACAGCGAGGGGGCACTCCGCCACATGCAACGCACGCAGGCCAGCCTCTACCTTTATGCCCGTGCCGAAGAAAGTGGCAGAAAACCACGCAGCGGTGGGGCCGTACGCGTGGCGCTCGGCAGTGCTGATCTTGATTTGGGTGGCTGCATTCAGGAAGCCGCCGAACGCACCATCAGCCATCTCAATTACCAACCGATCGATACCGGTCGTTATTTGGTCTGTTTCACACCGGAGGCGTTCCTGGACTTGCTCGGTGCCTTTAGCAGCATGATGAATGCCAGATCCATTCTGGATGGCGTCAGCCTGAGCAGCAAGGAATCGCTTGGCCATCAACTCGCCGTGCCATTTTTCAATTTGCACGACAATGGTTTGCACCCCGCTCATGTGGGAGCAGCTGCCTTTGATGGAGAAGGAACACCAACCAAACGTCTCTGCCTGATTGGCAACGGCACCTTGGAGAATCTGCTTCATTCCGAGGCAACGGCACGTCAATTTGGTGTGCATCCCACCGGTCACGCTGGACTCGGAGCCAAGGTTTCGGTGGGACCAGATTGGTTTGAGGTGAGTTCAAGCAAAGGAGTCAGCGGTGCGGCGAGCCATCTCGACCATCGCAACGCCGGGGATACTTTTGTGTTGATCGAGAGTTTGAACGCACTTCATGCAGGTGTGAAGGCCAGCCAAGGTGCCTTTTCACTGCCGTTTGATGGCTGGCTCGTCAAAGATGGTGAGCGAATCTCTGTGGAAGCAGCCACGATCGCTGGCGACATCCGCGATGTTCTGAAAGGAATCGTTCACTTAGAGCCCAACGAAGTGGTGACCCATCAAGGCGTTTCACCACATGTCTGGGTGGATGGCTTAGCGATTACAGGCGAGGCCTGA
- a CDS encoding TldD/PmbA family protein produces the protein MVETHPALNQTFTLDPSHTPWKDRLETLLQTGVRAGADLVEVFLERTDHLGVLAEQERITSVSPSFGMGAGIRVFLGHRDGFVSTNDLSESGLAQALDQALAMLELEHNALQHQRGFEGLLQLRDFGVNKDAWLAQSPELSEITQRLLEGTARLDQIGQHLEVRRGSFSRDWQEVLVAASDGTYARDIRLHQSSGLSVLAADGEHRASIARRFGSSDRPDDLREWDVDAAANEVCSSAATMLHADYVDGGQMPVVLANRFGGVIFHEACGHLLETTQVERGTTPFADQVVQTIANPAVTAIDEGLSTGAFGSLSMDDEGMESERTVLIEKGVLKGFLSDRAGELRTGHARTGSGRRQSHGFAAASRMRNTYIAAGPHSTDELIQSVDRGLYCKSMGGGSVGPTGQFNFSVEEGYIIENGQLGRPVKGATLIGEAKEVMPRISMCANDLDLAAGYCGSVSGSIFVTVGQPHIKVDSITVGGR, from the coding sequence TTGGTCGAAACCCATCCCGCTCTTAACCAGACCTTCACTCTGGATCCGAGCCACACTCCCTGGAAAGATCGCCTGGAAACGCTTCTGCAGACAGGGGTTCGTGCTGGTGCTGATCTGGTTGAAGTGTTCCTAGAACGCACGGATCACTTAGGTGTTCTCGCCGAACAGGAACGCATCACAAGTGTGTCTCCATCCTTCGGAATGGGGGCTGGAATCCGCGTCTTCCTCGGACATCGAGACGGTTTCGTTAGCACGAACGATCTCAGTGAATCCGGCCTCGCCCAAGCCCTTGACCAAGCCTTGGCAATGCTCGAATTGGAGCACAACGCTCTTCAGCATCAGAGAGGCTTTGAAGGACTCCTTCAGCTCAGAGATTTTGGAGTCAATAAGGACGCATGGCTCGCTCAGTCACCTGAGCTCAGTGAAATCACACAACGACTGCTGGAAGGAACGGCCCGACTCGATCAGATCGGACAGCACCTTGAGGTGCGTCGTGGCAGCTTTTCACGCGACTGGCAAGAGGTCCTTGTCGCTGCCAGTGATGGAACCTATGCCCGCGACATCCGCTTGCATCAGTCCAGTGGCCTCAGTGTGTTGGCCGCAGATGGTGAACATCGCGCCAGCATCGCTCGCCGATTTGGATCCAGCGATCGCCCGGATGATTTACGGGAATGGGATGTGGATGCAGCGGCCAATGAAGTGTGCAGTAGTGCAGCAACCATGCTTCATGCCGATTACGTGGATGGAGGACAGATGCCCGTGGTCCTTGCCAATCGTTTTGGAGGCGTCATTTTCCATGAAGCCTGCGGCCATCTGCTCGAAACCACCCAGGTGGAACGCGGCACAACCCCGTTTGCAGATCAAGTTGTACAAACGATCGCCAACCCTGCTGTGACCGCAATTGATGAAGGTCTCAGTACCGGTGCCTTTGGGTCTTTATCCATGGACGATGAGGGGATGGAATCAGAGCGCACGGTCTTAATCGAGAAGGGCGTCTTGAAAGGATTCCTGAGTGATCGCGCAGGAGAACTACGCACCGGTCATGCTCGGACCGGGAGCGGTAGGCGACAAAGCCATGGCTTCGCAGCTGCGAGCCGCATGCGCAACACCTATATCGCTGCAGGTCCCCACAGCACCGACGAACTGATCCAATCGGTCGACCGTGGCTTGTATTGCAAGTCCATGGGCGGTGGAAGTGTGGGACCAACCGGTCAATTCAATTTCTCTGTGGAGGAGGGCTACATCATCGAAAATGGCCAACTCGGCCGTCCAGTGAAGGGAGCCACGCTGATCGGTGAAGCCAAGGAAGTCATGCCAAGAATTTCCATGTGCGCCAACGATCTCGACTTAGCAGCTGGCTACTGCGGATCGGTGAGCGGCAGCATTTTTGTCACGGTGGGGCAACCCCACATCAAGGTTGATTCGATCACGGTGGGAGGCCGCTGA
- the acsF gene encoding magnesium-protoporphyrin IX monomethyl ester (oxidative) cyclase — protein MVPPTAVTEATAAPGSNVTAKDPEKDTILTPRFYTTDFEAMAAMDLRPNEAELEAICEEFRKDYNRHHFVRNGEFDGAAEQLDPETRKVFVEFLEQSCTSEFSGFLLYKELSRRIKTKNPLLAECFSHMARDEARHAGFLNKSMSDFGLQLDLGFLTASKSYTFFKPKFIFYATYLSEKIGYWRYITIFRHLEQNPDCKIFPIFNFFENWCQDENRHGDFFDALMKAQPDTVRGLRARLWCRFFLLAVFATMYVRDVARKEFYESLGLDAREYDRLVIDKTNENTARVFPVVLDVKNPRFFNGLERLVNNNAALSAVDATQAPAPIKLLRKLPHWVANGAQMASLFLMAPIRSERYHPSIR, from the coding sequence ATGGTGCCTCCAACAGCCGTGACGGAAGCCACAGCAGCACCAGGATCCAACGTAACGGCGAAAGATCCGGAGAAGGACACGATCCTGACCCCTCGTTTTTATACGACAGATTTCGAGGCGATGGCCGCGATGGATCTACGTCCGAATGAGGCAGAACTAGAGGCCATCTGCGAAGAATTTCGAAAGGATTACAACCGCCATCACTTTGTACGCAATGGCGAATTTGATGGAGCTGCAGAGCAGCTCGATCCAGAAACCCGCAAAGTATTCGTTGAATTTCTTGAGCAAAGTTGCACGTCTGAATTTTCCGGATTTTTGCTTTACAAAGAACTCAGCCGTCGGATCAAAACCAAAAACCCCCTTCTGGCTGAATGCTTCTCGCATATGGCCCGTGATGAAGCGCGCCATGCCGGCTTCCTCAACAAGTCGATGAGCGATTTTGGACTGCAGCTAGATCTTGGCTTCTTAACAGCCAGCAAAAGCTATACATTTTTCAAACCAAAATTTATCTTTTACGCCACATATCTGTCTGAAAAAATTGGTTACTGGCGTTACATCACCATATTTCGCCATCTTGAGCAAAATCCCGATTGCAAGATTTTCCCGATCTTCAACTTCTTCGAGAATTGGTGTCAGGACGAAAATCGCCACGGTGATTTCTTTGACGCGTTGATGAAAGCTCAGCCAGACACTGTGAGGGGATTGCGCGCACGACTGTGGTGCCGTTTCTTTCTGCTTGCGGTGTTCGCCACCATGTATGTGCGTGATGTGGCTCGCAAGGAGTTTTACGAATCCTTGGGTCTTGATGCTCGGGAATACGACCGCTTGGTCATCGACAAGACGAACGAAAACACTGCACGGGTTTTCCCAGTGGTTCTCGATGTCAAGAATCCCCGCTTTTTCAACGGTCTCGAACGCTTGGTGAACAACAACGCTGCGCTCAGCGCCGTGGATGCAACGCAAGCCCCTGCACCTATCAAACTGCTGCGCAAACTTCCCCATTGGGTGGCCAACGGCGCTCAGATGGCATCTCTCTTCTTGATGGCACCGATCCGCAGCGAGCGATACCACCCAAGCATTCGTTGA
- a CDS encoding DUF2996 domain-containing protein, with product MSETPETPKAAAQPAAKPAAKPAPKPKLEDKPFQAFIKDDLIPSLSKALSGNHQITASIDLIEGDRPVVGGQCWMVAGELPGDRRFWVCFESDSITSGKTIALAESGTEPSLLESFLIDEKRINLALLQSRLLQRLNGQKWLGGN from the coding sequence GTGAGCGAAACTCCCGAAACACCCAAAGCAGCTGCCCAACCAGCGGCCAAACCGGCAGCAAAACCTGCTCCGAAGCCGAAGCTGGAGGACAAGCCCTTTCAGGCGTTCATTAAGGACGATCTCATCCCATCCCTCAGCAAAGCGCTGAGCGGCAATCATCAGATCACCGCTTCGATCGATCTCATCGAAGGCGATCGTCCTGTTGTAGGAGGCCAATGCTGGATGGTCGCCGGTGAGTTACCAGGCGATCGGCGGTTCTGGGTCTGTTTTGAATCGGATTCGATCACATCCGGGAAAACCATTGCACTTGCAGAATCCGGAACGGAGCCAAGCCTGCTGGAATCCTTTTTGATCGATGAGAAACGCATCAACCTGGCTCTTCTCCAGTCCCGATTGCTGCAGCGTCTGAATGGCCAGAAATGGCTGGGCGGAAATTAA
- a CDS encoding flavin prenyltransferase UbiX → MSFVEQSERPYVIGVSGASAQPLAERALQLLLQQERSVHLIMSRGAHEVWLAEQSIQVPVDPELQERFWRSRLKVETGSLICHRWGDQAATIASGSVATRGMVIVPCSMGTVGRIAAGVASDLLERCADVHLKEGRPLVLAPREMPWSLIHLRNLTTLAEAGARIAPPIPAWYSQPQNLNEMVDFLVVRLFDSLGEDLSPLKRWQGRQP, encoded by the coding sequence GTGTCCTTCGTGGAGCAATCTGAACGTCCATATGTCATAGGGGTGAGCGGTGCCTCAGCCCAACCGCTTGCCGAGCGGGCCCTCCAATTGTTGCTTCAACAGGAACGCAGCGTTCACCTGATCATGAGTCGTGGGGCTCATGAGGTTTGGCTCGCCGAACAATCCATCCAGGTTCCCGTCGATCCAGAGCTTCAGGAACGCTTTTGGAGATCGCGGCTGAAGGTTGAAACTGGATCGTTGATTTGCCATCGCTGGGGAGATCAAGCCGCCACCATTGCCAGCGGAAGTGTGGCAACCCGAGGCATGGTGATTGTTCCTTGCTCAATGGGCACCGTGGGACGTATCGCCGCCGGAGTGGCCAGTGATCTTCTTGAACGTTGTGCCGATGTTCATCTCAAAGAAGGACGACCACTAGTGCTGGCTCCTAGAGAAATGCCATGGAGCCTGATTCATCTCCGCAATCTCACAACTCTGGCTGAAGCGGGAGCAAGAATTGCACCACCTATCCCTGCCTGGTATAGCCAGCCCCAAAATCTCAATGAGATGGTTGATTTCTTAGTGGTGAGACTCTTCGATTCCCTTGGCGAGGATTTGAGTCCTCTGAAACGTTGGCAGGGTCGCCAGCCATGA
- a CDS encoding RNB domain-containing ribonuclease produces MKFTVADLLDQVPQDGSLEVSKLEKILRLTNRADKQSLSIALKGLDRLGVLSLEEESSVSRGDDIGWIEARLRCSSKGFCFAIRDDGGEDIYIRDHQLNHAWNGDRVLVRIIRDAGRRRSPEGGVQCILQRATTSLLAQVEQQDERLLAVPLDDRLLASIELPEGDSNYQLEGPATSVVEVQLDRYPIAQHPARGHVARSLPLNGGVDADRDLLLTKAHLHSRASAPRTTIKAPADKRRKDLTDQPCLLLNNWVIDGAPHLPAAHVIPHDGGTQLWIHAPAVAERINPGNSLDQWLCEQSEALCLGNKWIPLLSTNLSKAAAFKVGESQAAVSLRVDLDAEGEARDWEFCLTQIRPVAEVTSEALAALAGRKPRSRAIPAALKSIKDHIGQLETLIFCAKALHEAELRQGQIELDLPTPGLETLGDLRATEPDGGNRQWIEPLREEDPFSILAVLLRAAHATWTQHCLDFNLPALVLQANDPESGPLNDVAKAAIALELPLSLDEEGTTSASELAQALIASPSRRVLNLQLRHTLPDPQYRLIQSKAKHIALASEDDASATETEECLEDVDPANDSDVMSSPAQDGSSPLLAPWCCPSLHYADLLNQQVLCQLLNDGKDRPSVRQKETVNLGNKGAASKMTWPLFSGSLQQRLQELLQERQLQRLNARRRQQSELRRDVIAMAQARSAEPMLDQEQQGVISGVQSYGFFVEIAPSMVEGLVHVSSLNDDWYEYRSRQNRLVGRRNRRVYKLGDPVTVRVTKVDVLRNQIDLDIVLSSEEVEDESPMPVALSEG; encoded by the coding sequence ATGAAATTTACGGTCGCCGACCTTCTCGACCAGGTCCCCCAAGACGGCTCGCTTGAGGTCAGCAAACTCGAGAAGATTCTCCGTCTAACCAATCGAGCCGACAAACAGTCACTCAGCATTGCGCTAAAGGGCCTAGACCGCCTTGGTGTTCTGAGCCTTGAAGAGGAGAGTTCGGTCTCCCGAGGCGATGACATCGGCTGGATTGAAGCCCGTTTGCGCTGCAGCAGCAAAGGATTCTGTTTTGCCATTCGTGATGACGGCGGCGAAGACATCTACATCCGTGACCATCAGTTGAATCACGCTTGGAATGGTGACCGCGTGTTGGTGCGCATCATCCGTGATGCGGGCCGTCGTCGATCTCCAGAGGGAGGGGTGCAATGCATTTTGCAAAGAGCAACCACGAGCCTTTTGGCCCAAGTGGAGCAACAGGATGAACGACTGCTCGCCGTTCCCCTCGATGATCGTCTTCTCGCCTCCATCGAGCTACCCGAGGGAGATAGCAACTACCAACTCGAGGGACCAGCCACATCAGTGGTGGAAGTGCAGCTGGATCGATACCCGATCGCTCAACACCCAGCCCGCGGCCATGTGGCCCGTTCGCTGCCACTCAACGGCGGTGTCGATGCTGATCGCGATCTCCTGCTCACCAAGGCCCATTTGCACTCCCGGGCTAGTGCCCCAAGAACAACGATTAAGGCTCCAGCAGATAAACGACGCAAAGACCTCACGGATCAGCCCTGTTTGCTGCTGAACAACTGGGTGATTGATGGTGCTCCCCACCTACCTGCAGCCCATGTCATCCCCCATGACGGTGGAACCCAACTGTGGATTCATGCTCCTGCTGTCGCTGAACGCATCAACCCTGGCAACAGTCTTGATCAATGGTTGTGCGAACAAAGCGAAGCGCTTTGTTTGGGCAATAAGTGGATCCCGCTGCTAAGCACCAACCTCTCCAAGGCGGCAGCTTTCAAAGTTGGCGAATCACAAGCTGCGGTGAGTCTTCGTGTTGATCTTGATGCTGAAGGCGAAGCTCGCGACTGGGAATTCTGTCTGACTCAGATTCGACCTGTCGCTGAAGTGACATCGGAGGCTTTGGCTGCTTTGGCGGGGCGAAAGCCTCGATCTCGTGCCATCCCAGCAGCACTGAAATCGATTAAAGATCACATCGGACAACTGGAGACTTTGATCTTTTGTGCCAAAGCTCTTCATGAAGCAGAGTTAAGACAGGGACAAATCGAATTGGATCTCCCAACACCCGGTTTAGAAACTCTGGGAGACCTGCGAGCCACCGAACCTGATGGTGGGAATCGGCAGTGGATTGAGCCGCTGAGGGAAGAGGATCCCTTTTCAATCTTGGCTGTGTTACTGCGAGCGGCTCATGCCACCTGGACTCAGCATTGCCTGGATTTCAATCTTCCAGCTCTGGTGCTGCAAGCCAATGATCCCGAAAGTGGACCGCTAAACGATGTCGCCAAAGCAGCCATTGCCTTAGAACTGCCTCTCTCCCTGGATGAAGAGGGCACCACCTCGGCGTCGGAACTCGCTCAAGCCTTGATCGCAAGCCCATCGAGACGGGTGCTCAATCTGCAGTTGCGACACACCCTCCCGGATCCCCAGTACCGCCTGATCCAGTCGAAGGCCAAGCACATCGCACTCGCCAGTGAAGACGATGCATCAGCGACTGAAACGGAGGAATGTCTTGAGGACGTTGACCCTGCAAACGACTCTGATGTGATGTCTAGTCCTGCCCAGGATGGATCGTCTCCCTTATTGGCTCCTTGGTGCTGTCCCAGCCTGCATTACGCCGATTTATTGAACCAGCAGGTGTTGTGTCAGCTCCTCAACGACGGCAAAGATCGTCCCAGCGTTCGCCAGAAAGAAACGGTCAACCTGGGCAACAAAGGTGCCGCTTCAAAGATGACTTGGCCGCTCTTTAGCGGGTCGCTCCAACAACGATTACAGGAGCTTCTCCAAGAACGCCAACTTCAACGGCTCAATGCTCGGCGCCGCCAGCAGTCAGAGCTTCGCAGAGATGTGATTGCGATGGCTCAAGCACGCAGCGCCGAACCCATGCTCGATCAGGAGCAGCAAGGCGTCATTAGTGGCGTTCAGAGTTATGGATTCTTCGTGGAAATTGCCCCCTCCATGGTGGAAGGTCTGGTGCATGTCAGCTCCTTGAACGACGATTGGTACGAATATCGTTCGCGCCAAAATCGACTTGTGGGTCGTCGTAATCGCCGCGTTTACAAACTTGGAGATCCCGTCACGGTTCGTGTCACCAAGGTGGACGTCCTGCGCAATCAGATCGACCTGGACATCGTGTTGTCCTCGGAAGAAGTAGAGGACGAGTCTCCGATGCCTGTGGCCCTGAGTGAGGGTTAG
- a CDS encoding TMEM165/GDT1 family protein, with protein sequence MYFTLLFSTFVTVFLAELGDKTQLATVAISGTSNRPLAVFLGSSSALVLASLIGAVAGGSLSAVIPADWLQLVASTGFLVIGGRLLMPMLQAGLGSSQTED encoded by the coding sequence ATGTACTTCACCCTTCTCTTCTCCACGTTTGTGACCGTGTTCTTGGCAGAGCTCGGTGACAAAACACAGTTGGCAACAGTGGCCATCAGCGGCACATCCAATCGACCACTGGCGGTGTTTCTCGGATCCTCCAGCGCTTTAGTGCTCGCCAGCTTGATTGGTGCTGTCGCTGGAGGGTCATTATCCGCTGTCATTCCAGCCGACTGGCTGCAACTGGTTGCTTCCACTGGATTCTTGGTGATCGGAGGTCGCTTGCTCATGCCCATGCTCCAAGCCGGACTGGGATCCAGCCAGACCGAGGACTAA
- a CDS encoding TMEM165/GDT1 family protein, whose translation MTEAGSDSKLGFNAVLLSTFTTVFLAELGDKTQLATLLLSAQSGEPWVVFIGAALALICSSLVGVLVGRWLSTILPPERLEQMAGLLMVGLGLWLGSQALKSLIETQSL comes from the coding sequence ATGACTGAAGCAGGTAGCGACAGCAAGCTTGGTTTTAATGCCGTTCTGCTTAGTACCTTTACCACCGTATTCCTCGCTGAATTGGGTGACAAAACCCAATTAGCCACGCTTCTCCTTTCCGCCCAATCCGGCGAGCCATGGGTGGTGTTTATCGGGGCAGCGCTGGCGTTGATCTGTTCAAGCCTGGTGGGAGTTCTGGTGGGACGTTGGCTCTCCACCATCCTTCCCCCAGAGCGCCTGGAACAAATGGCAGGTTTGCTGATGGTTGGACTGGGTCTATGGCTGGGAAGTCAGGCCTTGAAGTCACTAATAGAGACCCAATCACTCTGA
- a CDS encoding YkgJ family cysteine cluster protein — MSRPPLHWSCLNHCGACCRLAPAERQEALQALSDEQQTIYLEMVGEDGWCRHFDQGGRRCKIYEQRPDFCRVSGLADLFAVATEEVNDFAIDCCRQQIRSVHGGRSLELRKFERLIRSPQNSDD; from the coding sequence ATGAGCCGCCCACCCCTTCACTGGTCTTGCCTGAATCACTGCGGTGCTTGTTGCAGGCTTGCTCCGGCTGAACGACAGGAAGCTCTTCAAGCTTTATCCGATGAACAGCAAACGATCTATCTGGAGATGGTGGGAGAGGACGGATGGTGTCGACATTTTGACCAGGGAGGCAGGCGCTGCAAGATTTATGAGCAGCGCCCAGACTTTTGCAGGGTGAGTGGTTTAGCCGATTTATTTGCGGTAGCTACGGAGGAGGTCAATGACTTCGCCATTGATTGCTGTAGGCAGCAAATTCGATCTGTTCATGGCGGAAGAAGCCTGGAACTGCGTAAGTTCGAGCGGTTGATTCGCTCACCTCAGAATTCCGATGACTGA
- the psb30 gene encoding photosystem II reaction center protein Ycf12/Psb30, whose product MGFDIHLIANFGALALITLAGPAVIFILFYRRGAL is encoded by the coding sequence ATGGGATTTGATATCCACCTGATTGCAAATTTTGGGGCTCTTGCTCTTATCACGCTTGCTGGCCCAGCAGTGATCTTCATCCTCTTCTATAGGCGCGGAGCTCTCTGA
- a CDS encoding chloride channel protein translates to MTSAKTTSSLFRGPASVLNEILRLGRHCIGLLIVGVLIGLACLPLNLVDRIQEWFFEFLPTTGQTRWTSIGLLIALAPVVVMPILLILQRGPWRGGAGSGIPSTMNALEDPSLMPDAMEAGSTLHRGILWSVATAAMFPLGREGPVVQFGSAVARATQKRWPNWMPALTERQMVAIGGGAGLAGGFNTPLLGVVFMLEELTAEYSIVTIWPALLVCVAAAGFSNLGGEPIFGLGLINVFAPEKEQLFLAIPIGIAAGLVGGFFNRGLVWTTARLAPMVRQRPLRTGLCLGASLSLLALLSWGTSTADGEALVKQLLERGLPGLGSEHNDLRSGIVSIWITVVRVIGPMLALAPGVPGGLIDPSLTFGAVLGYTVCAVIGFSTQVGVGLGLAAGLAGATQLPLVSLIFSWRLVGDQQLFAGACLTAVIAAYTGRLVSRTPVYHALAKLQRAPRL, encoded by the coding sequence ATGACCTCTGCTAAAACCACCAGCTCACTGTTCCGTGGACCAGCGTCGGTCTTGAACGAGATCCTTCGACTTGGGCGCCATTGCATTGGCTTGCTCATTGTTGGCGTCTTGATCGGATTGGCTTGCCTCCCCCTGAATCTCGTCGATCGCATTCAGGAGTGGTTCTTCGAGTTCTTGCCCACAACTGGCCAAACACGCTGGACCTCCATTGGTCTGCTGATTGCCCTTGCTCCCGTCGTGGTGATGCCAATCCTGTTGATTCTTCAACGGGGACCGTGGCGGGGCGGCGCTGGATCAGGAATTCCTTCAACGATGAACGCTCTGGAAGATCCATCGTTGATGCCAGATGCAATGGAAGCAGGCAGCACTCTGCACAGAGGAATCCTTTGGTCTGTGGCGACAGCAGCCATGTTTCCCCTGGGACGGGAGGGTCCGGTGGTGCAATTTGGCTCAGCAGTGGCACGAGCCACTCAAAAGCGTTGGCCCAATTGGATGCCAGCTCTCACCGAACGACAGATGGTCGCCATTGGGGGAGGTGCCGGTCTAGCTGGTGGTTTTAACACCCCTCTGCTTGGCGTTGTGTTCATGCTTGAGGAGCTCACAGCTGAATATTCAATCGTCACGATCTGGCCAGCTTTGCTGGTCTGCGTCGCCGCGGCTGGATTTTCAAACCTTGGAGGAGAACCGATCTTCGGGTTAGGTCTGATCAATGTGTTCGCGCCGGAAAAAGAACAACTCTTTTTGGCAATTCCGATCGGAATTGCCGCTGGTCTTGTGGGTGGATTCTTCAATCGAGGACTCGTCTGGACCACAGCACGTTTGGCTCCAATGGTCCGGCAGCGTCCCCTGCGCACTGGACTATGCCTTGGTGCCTCACTCAGTTTGCTCGCCCTGTTGAGCTGGGGTACAAGCACTGCGGATGGTGAAGCCCTCGTGAAACAACTTCTCGAGCGTGGCTTGCCGGGACTTGGCTCTGAGCACAACGATTTGCGCTCGGGGATCGTGAGCATTTGGATCACCGTTGTGCGGGTGATCGGTCCCATGCTCGCGCTTGCACCAGGCGTACCAGGTGGATTGATCGACCCATCGCTGACGTTCGGTGCCGTTCTTGGCTATACGGTCTGTGCAGTGATTGGATTCAGCACCCAGGTGGGTGTAGGTCTTGGCTTAGCAGCAGGACTTGCTGGAGCCACCCAATTGCCTCTGGTCTCCTTGATTTTTTCCTGGAGACTCGTGGGCGATCAACAATTATTTGCAGGCGCTTGTCTCACGGCCGTCATCGCCGCATACACCGGCCGGCTGGTCTCCCGAACACCGGTTTATCACGCACTCGCAAAGCTTCAGAGAGCTCCGCGCCTATAG